A single region of the Rhodococcus sp. W8901 genome encodes:
- a CDS encoding type I restriction endonuclease subunit R, with translation MIESRALTENDWEQMALDVLGELGWRPTAGADIAPGSGERASWDELLIVPRLRASIARFNPQLPDHVVDEAVAAVATAGSTDAIAENEAIHQFLTEGLRKITYVDESGEEITPTIRLLSAEPDDNDWLAVNQVTLVKGDYHRRFDVVLYLNGMPVSVIELKKAGAENAGLVQAHAQLRTYLKEFPLAFRFAVFNVISDGITARYGTPFTPFNHFSPWNVDDYGTPVTTETLTDGTTPLDTALYGLFNQERFLQLLRHFTAFDRDENGLLKRIAKPHQYFAVSKAVGKTVQAVASNGKAGVVWHTQGSGKSMEMELYANQVIRHPALANPTVVVITDRTELDGQLYETFLRSRLLPEQPQQVRKREELRQELSGRTTGGIYFTTLQKFGRTKDERDSGASHPLLTARRNVIVVVDEAHRSHYDNLDGYARHLRDALPHATLIAFTGTPISFEDRNTRDVFGDYIDIYDLTRAVEDGATVPVYFESRLVKVSFAEDVSEQDLDASADEATIGLDDTERDRIEKSVAVINAVYGAPARLKKLAADIVEHWEIRRAAMRAFVDSEDNPTATGKAMIVGATREICANLYREIVALRPDWHTDSLSTGRIKVVYSGNPSDEPPISDHVRRDSENAAIKKRIKDIDDELELVIVKDMMLTGFDAPPLHTMYLDRPLKGALLMQALARVNRTFRGKQDGLLVAYAPLADNLAHALAEYTETDQQQKPMGRDIDAAVDTAKNLITIIENILHGFDWRSQLQKPGPRAYFDAANATVNYLRDPRNPENQVGEGEETLAARYRKFASQLSRTWAICGSHEALREQAPIAQFFEEVRIYMAKWDAEERYARGQAVPEDVQRALRQLMAASVESGEVLDIYDAAGMPKPSLGDINVDFIRKAQEAKNPNLAIEALRKLINDEAQKAAKHNVIRLRAFSEKLQSLMVKYTNSQLTSAEVIAALVEMAKEVAAESDRGNRFTPPLDDNELAFYDAVAQNESAVEEQGEGKLADIARDLVAVMRRDASTDWTVREDVKARLRSQIKRLLTRHGYPPDRQPAAIKLVIEQMEAIAPTMAA, from the coding sequence GTGATCGAAAGCCGCGCGCTGACCGAGAACGACTGGGAGCAGATGGCCCTCGACGTTCTCGGTGAACTCGGGTGGAGGCCCACTGCGGGAGCGGACATCGCGCCCGGTTCGGGTGAACGGGCATCGTGGGACGAGCTTCTGATCGTGCCGCGCCTGCGCGCGTCGATCGCGCGGTTCAATCCGCAATTGCCCGACCACGTCGTGGACGAGGCCGTCGCCGCCGTCGCGACGGCAGGGTCGACCGATGCCATCGCGGAGAACGAGGCGATCCACCAGTTCCTCACCGAGGGGCTCCGGAAGATCACCTACGTCGACGAGTCGGGTGAGGAGATCACCCCGACCATCCGGCTGCTGTCGGCGGAACCCGACGACAACGACTGGCTCGCGGTCAACCAGGTGACGCTGGTGAAGGGCGACTATCACCGGCGATTCGACGTCGTGCTGTACCTGAACGGGATGCCGGTCAGCGTCATCGAGCTCAAGAAGGCCGGAGCCGAGAACGCCGGCCTGGTCCAGGCGCACGCACAGCTGCGGACGTATCTGAAGGAGTTCCCGCTCGCCTTCAGGTTCGCTGTCTTCAACGTGATCTCGGACGGAATCACCGCGCGGTACGGAACGCCGTTCACGCCCTTCAACCACTTTTCGCCCTGGAACGTCGACGACTACGGCACCCCCGTCACGACCGAGACCCTCACCGACGGCACGACGCCGCTCGACACCGCGCTGTACGGACTGTTCAACCAGGAACGCTTCCTGCAGCTGCTCCGCCACTTCACCGCCTTCGACCGGGACGAGAACGGTCTGCTGAAGCGGATTGCCAAGCCGCACCAGTACTTCGCGGTGAGCAAGGCGGTCGGCAAGACGGTGCAGGCGGTGGCCAGCAACGGCAAGGCCGGCGTCGTGTGGCACACCCAGGGCTCGGGCAAGTCCATGGAGATGGAGTTGTACGCCAACCAGGTGATCCGACACCCGGCGCTCGCCAACCCGACGGTCGTGGTGATCACCGACCGCACAGAACTCGATGGCCAGCTCTACGAGACGTTCCTGCGGTCGCGGCTGCTTCCCGAACAGCCGCAGCAGGTGCGCAAGCGCGAGGAGCTCCGGCAGGAACTGTCCGGCCGTACCACCGGTGGCATCTACTTCACCACGTTGCAGAAGTTCGGTCGCACCAAGGACGAGCGGGATTCCGGTGCCAGCCATCCACTCCTGACCGCCCGCCGCAACGTCATCGTCGTCGTGGACGAGGCGCACCGCAGTCACTACGACAACCTCGACGGCTACGCACGACACCTGCGCGACGCACTGCCTCACGCCACGTTGATCGCGTTCACCGGTACGCCGATCTCGTTCGAGGACCGCAATACTCGCGACGTCTTCGGCGACTACATCGACATCTACGACCTGACCCGGGCCGTCGAAGACGGCGCCACCGTTCCGGTCTACTTCGAGAGCCGGCTCGTGAAGGTGTCCTTCGCCGAGGATGTTTCGGAACAGGATCTGGATGCGTCGGCCGACGAGGCGACCATCGGGCTCGACGACACCGAACGTGATCGCATCGAGAAGAGCGTGGCGGTCATCAACGCCGTCTACGGTGCCCCTGCCCGGCTGAAGAAGCTCGCAGCGGACATCGTCGAGCACTGGGAGATCCGGCGGGCCGCGATGCGTGCCTTCGTCGATTCCGAGGACAACCCGACCGCCACGGGCAAGGCGATGATCGTCGGAGCCACCCGCGAGATCTGCGCCAACCTGTATCGGGAGATCGTGGCGCTGCGTCCCGACTGGCACACCGACAGTCTGTCCACCGGCAGGATCAAGGTCGTCTACTCCGGAAACCCCAGCGACGAGCCGCCGATCAGCGACCACGTGCGTCGCGACTCCGAGAACGCCGCGATCAAGAAGCGCATCAAGGACATCGACGACGAACTCGAACTCGTCATCGTCAAGGACATGATGCTCACCGGCTTCGACGCGCCGCCGCTGCACACGATGTACCTCGACCGGCCGCTCAAGGGCGCCCTGCTGATGCAGGCGCTGGCGCGGGTGAACCGCACCTTCCGCGGCAAGCAGGACGGCCTGCTCGTCGCGTACGCGCCGTTGGCCGACAATCTCGCGCACGCGCTGGCCGAGTACACGGAGACGGATCAGCAGCAGAAGCCCATGGGGCGCGACATCGACGCCGCCGTCGACACCGCGAAGAACCTCATCACGATCATCGAGAACATCCTGCACGGCTTCGACTGGCGGTCGCAGCTTCAGAAACCCGGTCCGCGAGCCTACTTCGATGCCGCCAATGCGACAGTCAACTATCTGAGGGATCCGCGCAATCCCGAGAACCAGGTGGGGGAGGGTGAGGAGACCCTCGCGGCCCGCTACCGCAAGTTCGCGTCGCAACTCTCGCGGACCTGGGCCATCTGCGGTAGCCACGAGGCGCTCCGCGAGCAGGCCCCGATCGCGCAGTTCTTCGAGGAAGTGCGCATCTACATGGCCAAGTGGGATGCGGAGGAACGCTACGCGCGTGGTCAGGCCGTGCCCGAGGACGTCCAGCGGGCACTGCGGCAGCTGATGGCGGCGTCGGTCGAATCCGGTGAGGTCCTCGACATCTACGACGCGGCCGGGATGCCGAAGCCCTCGTTGGGTGACATCAATGTCGATTTCATCCGCAAGGCGCAGGAAGCGAAGAACCCCAACCTCGCGATCGAGGCGTTGCGGAAGCTGATCAACGACGAGGCGCAGAAGGCCGCCAAGCACAACGTGATACGGCTCCGCGCCTTCTCGGAGAAGCTCCAGTCGTTGATGGTGAAGTACACCAACAGTCAGCTCACCTCCGCCGAGGTGATCGCCGCGCTCGTCGAGATGGCGAAGGAGGTGGCCGCCGAATCGGATCGAGGCAACCGATTCACGCCGCCGCTCGACGACAACGAGCTCGCGTTCTACGACGCTGTCGCACAGAACGAGTCGGCCGTCGAGGAACAGGGGGAGGGCAAGCTCGCGGACATCGCCCGCGACCTCGTGGCGGTGATGCGTCGTGACGCGTCGACCGACTGGACCGTCCGAGAGGACGTCAAGGCTCGCCTGCGATCACAGATCAAGCGCCTGCTGACCCGGCACGGCTATCCGCCGGATCGCCAGCCGGCCGCGATCAAGCTCGTCATCGAGCAGATGGAGGCCATCGCCCCGACGATGGCGGCGTGA
- the pth gene encoding aminoacyl-tRNA hydrolase, translated as MSDENGTALVVGLGNPGPQYEKTRHNIGFMVADLLAGRVSGKFSAHKRSGAEIVQTRIAGRQVILAKPRSYMNLSGGAVSGLARFFSVEPENIVVVHDELDLDFGTIRLKLGGGEGGHNGLRSISNSLGTKDYLRTRVGIGRPPGRQDPADYVLKPFSSVERKELDLVCEEAADAAELVLQLGLEAAQNRLH; from the coding sequence GTGAGCGACGAGAACGGCACCGCGTTGGTGGTCGGCCTGGGCAACCCCGGGCCCCAGTACGAGAAGACCCGCCACAACATCGGATTCATGGTGGCCGACCTGCTCGCCGGGCGAGTGAGCGGAAAGTTCAGCGCCCACAAGCGCAGCGGCGCCGAGATCGTCCAGACCCGGATCGCTGGGCGGCAGGTGATCCTCGCGAAGCCCCGGTCGTACATGAACCTGTCGGGCGGTGCGGTATCCGGTCTGGCCCGGTTCTTCTCCGTCGAGCCGGAGAACATCGTCGTCGTGCACGACGAGCTCGACCTCGACTTCGGCACCATCCGCCTCAAGCTCGGCGGCGGCGAGGGCGGCCACAACGGGCTGCGCTCGATCTCGAACTCCCTCGGCACCAAGGACTACCTGCGCACCCGCGTCGGCATCGGCCGGCCCCCGGGACGTCAGGATCCCGCCGACTACGTGCTCAAGCCGTTCTCGAGCGTCGAACGCAAGGAACTCGACCTGGTCTGCGAGGAAGCCGCCGACGCTGCCGAACTGGTCCTCCAGCTCGGCCTGGAGGCCGCACAGAACCGGCTGCACTGA
- a CDS encoding 50S ribosomal protein L25/general stress protein Ctc: MSDANRLVASARTEFGKGAARRARRDGQVPAVLYGHGTDPQHLNLPAREFAAILRAHGTNVVMTLEVDGKEQLALTKSVVVHPIRRYIEHTDLLIVQKGEKVSVEVPVVLTGVAAPGALVTEEANTIKLEVEALHIPENVEISIEGAEIGTQFLAGGVTLPKGATLADDADLLLVNIVAAQAAESTEAAAEAPAEEA, encoded by the coding sequence ATGTCTGACGCCAATCGCCTCGTAGCCTCCGCGCGTACCGAGTTCGGTAAGGGTGCCGCCCGTCGTGCTCGTCGCGATGGCCAGGTTCCCGCCGTCCTGTACGGCCACGGCACCGACCCGCAGCACCTGAACCTCCCGGCTCGTGAGTTCGCCGCCATCCTGCGCGCACACGGCACCAACGTCGTCATGACGCTCGAGGTCGACGGCAAGGAGCAGCTGGCGCTGACCAAGTCGGTCGTCGTCCACCCGATCCGCCGCTACATCGAGCACACCGACCTGCTGATCGTCCAGAAGGGCGAGAAGGTCTCGGTCGAGGTTCCCGTCGTCCTCACCGGTGTCGCTGCTCCCGGCGCGCTCGTCACCGAAGAGGCCAACACCATCAAGCTCGAGGTCGAGGCGCTGCACATCCCCGAGAATGTCGAGATCTCCATCGAGGGCGCCGAGATCGGCACCCAGTTCCTCGCCGGTGGCGTCACGCTGCCGAAGGGTGCAACCCTGGCTGACGATGCGGATCTGCTGCTCGTCAACATCGTTGCCGCTCAGGCTGCCGAGTCCACCGAGGCCGCTGCCGAGGCTCCGGCCGAAGAGGCCTGA